The Pseudonocardia sp. HH130630-07 DNA window GATGCAGCCCGACGGCAAGGCGTGGCTGTTCGCGCCGACCGGTGTCGCCGACGGCCCGCTGCCGACGCACTACGAGCCGCACGAGTCCCCGATCCGCAACCAGCTCTACCGCCAGCAGTCCAACCCGACGCGCAAGGTGTTCGGGCGCAAGGACAACCCGTCGAACCCGGCGGCCGGGGAGAAGGGCTCGGAGGTCTTCCCGTTCGTCCTGACGACGTCGCGACTGACCGAGCACCACACCGCCGGGGCGATGAGCCGCCAGCTGCCGTTCCTCGCCGAGCTGCAGCCGGAGCTGTTCGTCGAGGTGTCCCCGGAGCTGGCCCGGCAGCGGGACCTGGAGCACATGGGCACCGCACACGTGGTGACCAGCCGGTCCGCGGTGCAGGCGCGGGTGATGGTCACCGACCGGATGGCGCCACTGCGGGTCGGCGGCACGACGGTGCACCAGGTCTGGATGCCCTACCACTGGGGCTCCACCGGCCTGGTCCGCGGCGACGTGGTCAACGACCTGTTCGGCGTGGTCCAGGACCCGAACGTCTTCATCCAGGAGACCAAGGTCATCACCTGCGACGTCCGGCCCGGCCCGCGCCCGCGCGGGCCGGAGCTGACCGCCCTGCTGGAGGAGGTCCGCTCGCTGGCCGGCATCACCCCCGCCACCAACACCGAACTGCTGCACGACGACGGCGTCCCGCACGTCGACCCGACCGCCCGCCCCGACGACCGTCCGCCCGGTGTCCCGGGCATCGGCGTCCCGGCGGAGAACCCGCTGGAGACCCCGTGACCGAGCGGAACAGCTTCTACGGCCCGCTGGACGACGTGACCGGTGACGCCGGGTACGACCCGGAGCACCCGCCGCGGATGGGCTTCTTCACCGACACCTCGGTGTGCATCGGCTGCAAGGCCTGCGAGGTCGCCTGCAAGCAGTGGAACTCGGTGCCCGACGACGGGTTCGACCTGCTCGGGATGTCCTTCGACAACACCGGGTCGCTCGGCGCCGACACCTGGCGCCACGTCGCGTTCATCGAGCAGCCGCGCCGGTCCGGCTGCCAGGACACCGGCCTGGACGCCGCGCCGGTCGGTGCCACCGCGACCGGTGTCATGCAGGCCTCGGTCGCCGAGGGCCTCGCCGCCTCCCCGGAGCGCGGTGGTGAGCTGGGATCGATGCCGCGCCGGGACGGGGCGGAACCGCTGGGGATGCCGTCGTTCTCCAGACCCGGCGACGGGACCGGCGCCGAGGTCCGCACCGACTTCCGCTGGCTGATGGCCTCGGACGTGTGCAAGCACTGCACGCACGCCGGCTGCCTGGACGTCTGCCCGACCGGCGCGTTGTTCCGCACCGAGTTCGGCACCGTCGTCGTGCAGCAGGACATCTGCAACGGCTGCGGCTACTGCGTCTCGGGCTGCCCGTACGGCGTGATCGACCGCCGGGTCGGCGACGGCCGGGCCCAGAAGTGCACGCTGTGCTACGACCGTCTGCACGACGGCCAGGAGCCGGCCTGCGCGAAGGCCTGCCCCACCGACTCCATCCAGTTCGGCGTGCTCGACGAGCTGCGCGAGCGGGCCGACGCCCGGCTGGAGCAGCTGCACGGCCTCGGCGTCGGTGAGGCCCGGCTCTACGGCCGCGACCCGGACGACGGCGTCGGCGGCGACGGCGCGTTCTTCCTGCTCCTCGACGAACCCGAGGTCTACGGTCTGCCGCCGGACCCGGTCGTCCCGACCCGCGACGCCGGTGCCATGTGGCGCCAGGCCGGGCTGGCCGCCGGTGCGTTCCTGCTCGCCGGGATCGCCTCGTTCCTGGGAAGGTCCCGATGAGCCACGACGCCGCCCCCGAGTCGGGGCTGCCCGCCACGACCGGCCCGGGGTCCGCCCGCGACGCCGAGATGTTCCAGGGCGGCCGGCGCCGGCGCCGGCGGGGCGGGGGTGGCGGCCGCGGCGAGCAGTCGATGGTCCCCGAGGCCGAGTTCTCCTCGTACTACGGCCGCGCCGTGCTCAAGCCGCCGGTGTGGGAGCACAAGATCGCCTACTACCTGTTCTGCGGCGGGCTCGCGGCCGGGACCGCGGTGGTGGGCGCGGGCGCCGACCTGACCGGGCGGCCCGCGCTGCGCCGCGCGAGCCGGGCCGGTGCGCTCGGCGGGCTGGTGGCGAGCACCTACTTCCTGGTCTCGGACCTGGGCCGCCCGGAGCGGTTCCACCACATGCTGCGGGTCGCCAAGCCGACGTCCCCGATGAGCGTCGGCACCTGGATCCTCGCCGTGTTCGGCCCGGCCGCCGGTCTGGCCGGCGCCGCCGAGGTGATCCCGGCGCTCCCGCCGCGGCTGCGCCGCTCCTGGCCGGTCCGGCTGATGGGCGCGCTCGCCCGGCCCGCGGGGCTCGGCGCCGCCGTGACCGCTCCCGCCCTGTGCACCTACACGGCGGTGCTGTTCTCCCACACCGCCGTCCCCGGCTGGAACGAGGTGCGCGACGAGCTGCCGTTCGTCTTCGCCGGTTCGGCGGCGGCCAGCGGCGGCGGTTTCGGCATGCTGACGACGCCGGTCCGTGAGGCCGGACCGGCCCGGGCCTTCGCGGTGCTCGGGGCCGCCGGTGAGCTGGTCGCGGGCAAGATCATGGAACGCCGGATGGGCATCATCCGCGAGGCCTACGAGCACGGACACGCCGGGAAGCTCCGCAAGGGCTCGGAGGCCGCCACACTCGCCGGGCTGGCGGGAACGCTGCTCCTCGGGCGGCGGTCCCGGGCCGGGGCCGCGGTGTCCGGGCTGGCGCTGCTGGCCGGGAGCCTGCTGCAGCGGCTCAGTGTGTTCGAGGCGGGCGTGGAGACGACGAAGGACCCGCGCTACGTCGTCGTCCCGCAGCGGGAGCGGCTCGAGGAGCGGCGCCGGGCCGAGGCCGCGGGGAGCTGACCCGGCTCGTCGCCCCGCGGTGTGCCCCCGGTGGCCTAGCCTGACCGGAGGGGGACGGCCGCGGATCATCGTGCGGCCGGGAGGGGGCGGGGCCGATGACGAGCAGGATCGTGCGTGGCCCGTCCATGGTCGACGTCGCCCGGCTCGCGGGGGTGTCGCACCAGACCGTGTCGCGCGTCCTCAACGACCACCCGAACGTCCGTGCCGGCACCCGCACCCGGGTCCGGTCGGCGATCGCGGAGCTCGGCTACCGGCCCAACCGGGCGGCACGCACGCTGGTCACCGGCCGTGACAGGACGATCGGGGTCGTCGCGCCGAGGTCCACTGAGTTCGGTCCGGTGTCGCTGCTCGCCGCTTTCGAGGATCATCTCGCCGAGGCCGGCTTCGACGTCACCGTGGTGCGGGCGCACGAGCGGGACGACGCCTCGGTGGGGGCCGGGATCGGGCGGCTGCTGGACTCGCAGGTGGCCGGCATCCTCGTCATCGCCCCACTGGTGTCGACCGCCGTGCCGGCGGACGAGGTCACCGCCGACGTCCCGCTCGTGGTGGTCGGCGGCGATCCCGCCCGCCCGCAGCTCCGGTCCTCGGTCGACCAGTTCGAAGGCGGCCGGCTCGCGACCGCACACCTGCTCGGCCTCGGCCACCGCACGGTGTGGCACGTCGGCGGGCCCGCCGAGTACCACGACGCGGCGCAGCGGGCCGAGGGCTGGCGAGCGGCGCTACACGCCGCCGGGTCCGAGATCCCACCGGTGGTTCCCGGGGACTGGAGCGCCGGCGCCGGGCACGTGGCCGGTCACTTGCTGGCCCGGATGCCGGAGGTCACCGCGGTGTTCGCCGCTAACGACGCCCTAGCCACCGGACTGCTGCACGCCTTCCACGAACTCGGCCGAGCAGTGCCGGGCGAGGTGAGTGTCGTCGGTTTCGACGACGCCCCGTCCTCGGCGCACCTCATCCCACCGCTGACCACGGTCCGGCCGGACTTCGGGGCCGTGGCCGGTGAGGTTCTCGATCTGCTGCTGAGCGACCTGCACCAGCGTGGGCGGGGGACCACCGAGGATCGCCGTGTCGCCCCGGTGCTCGTGCCCCGTTCTACTACGG harbors:
- a CDS encoding 4Fe-4S dicluster domain-containing protein, encoding MTERNSFYGPLDDVTGDAGYDPEHPPRMGFFTDTSVCIGCKACEVACKQWNSVPDDGFDLLGMSFDNTGSLGADTWRHVAFIEQPRRSGCQDTGLDAAPVGATATGVMQASVAEGLAASPERGGELGSMPRRDGAEPLGMPSFSRPGDGTGAEVRTDFRWLMASDVCKHCTHAGCLDVCPTGALFRTEFGTVVVQQDICNGCGYCVSGCPYGVIDRRVGDGRAQKCTLCYDRLHDGQEPACAKACPTDSIQFGVLDELRERADARLEQLHGLGVGEARLYGRDPDDGVGGDGAFFLLLDEPEVYGLPPDPVVPTRDAGAMWRQAGLAAGAFLLAGIASFLGRSR
- the nrfD gene encoding NrfD/PsrC family molybdoenzyme membrane anchor subunit, with amino-acid sequence MFQGGRRRRRRGGGGGRGEQSMVPEAEFSSYYGRAVLKPPVWEHKIAYYLFCGGLAAGTAVVGAGADLTGRPALRRASRAGALGGLVASTYFLVSDLGRPERFHHMLRVAKPTSPMSVGTWILAVFGPAAGLAGAAEVIPALPPRLRRSWPVRLMGALARPAGLGAAVTAPALCTYTAVLFSHTAVPGWNEVRDELPFVFAGSAAASGGGFGMLTTPVREAGPARAFAVLGAAGELVAGKIMERRMGIIREAYEHGHAGKLRKGSEAATLAGLAGTLLLGRRSRAGAAVSGLALLAGSLLQRLSVFEAGVETTKDPRYVVVPQRERLEERRRAEAAGS
- a CDS encoding LacI family DNA-binding transcriptional regulator, giving the protein MTSRIVRGPSMVDVARLAGVSHQTVSRVLNDHPNVRAGTRTRVRSAIAELGYRPNRAARTLVTGRDRTIGVVAPRSTEFGPVSLLAAFEDHLAEAGFDVTVVRAHERDDASVGAGIGRLLDSQVAGILVIAPLVSTAVPADEVTADVPLVVVGGDPARPQLRSSVDQFEGGRLATAHLLGLGHRTVWHVGGPAEYHDAAQRAEGWRAALHAAGSEIPPVVPGDWSAGAGHVAGHLLARMPEVTAVFAANDALATGLLHAFHELGRAVPGEVSVVGFDDAPSSAHLIPPLTTVRPDFGAVAGEVLDLLLSDLHQRGRGTTEDRRVAPVLVPRSTTAPPQR